The genomic DNA TATTTGGAATCtttgacaggtgatatgtttacagctcattttcctgattgtcattttgatgaGGCAATTGTcctgtcgttagggggagaaaagaccATTCCAAAAGAACGGcaagagctgacatgggttgttcccaccttgtcttattttgatccacgaagcattcaatgtgaaaatgaagtgaaaaagaTCATTCATATTTAaagtattgctaatcaaatgTCAGATGATGCTTCAAAAGTGACAAagtcacatataccagctgcaaatgcacctgcaagagtTGATGTCCCTGttagacaaaataaagtggcagcgaatGATTTATTTagtgcacgcctgaagcgtggtaaACCCCCAGGCTCAAAAAATTCAacccctcgaaagagaaagatgaGGGCACAGTTGaacccaaatgaaatcattcaggaaaagaaaatgaatgataaattCACAATTCATAATTATGtacttccagaaaaagaaaatgttcttgatgagacatatgtccctgaagagatagaagtacatgaaagcaaagaaatattcataaattatgcatgtactaatgaattgtgggatcgaaatgaaataataatCGATGAAATGTTTGCATTTGCAATAGCCACTGAAATTATATTAAGCAATGACATTGAGCCCCGCTCTGTTGaagaatgcaaacagagacaagattggcctaagtggaaagatgcaatccaggcgGAATAAAATTCCTTAGAAAGGCGAAGTGTTTTTGGACTAGTAGTCCAAATCCCGCCTAGTGTAAACCCCGTGgattacaaatgggtattcacaaggaaacgcaacgagaaaaacgagattgtaagatataaagcacgactcgttgcataaggtttttcacaaagacctggaattgattatgaagaTACATACTCTcttgtaatggacgcaattatgttttgttacttaataagtttgatggttttagaaaaacttgacatacgacttatggatgtcatcaccgcatatctatatggagaattagatactgacatatatatgaaagtcccagaaggacttaagttaCCTGAAGCAACTAATAAACCATGAGGTATGttttcaatcaaattaaggcggTCATTATATGAgctgaaacaatctggacgaatgtggtataatcgtcttaGTGAGTATTTGATTAAAGAAGGATATACCAACGATGTCAtctgcccttgtgtgttcattaagaaatcaaataCTGGATTAtctatagtggcagtatatgtcgatgatatgaacctCGTTGGAACCCCTGAAGAGCTTCagaaaactgctgaatatctgaaaaacaaatttgaaacgaaagaccttgggaaaacaaaatattgtctcagCCTGTAGATTGAGCATTGTGTTAATAGAATTTTGGTCCATTAATcaacttacattgaaaaaatactgaagcgatttggtatggacaaggcttatccattTAGCACCCCAATGGTCGTTCGTTATTTGGatattaagaaagatccatttcgtctaaaagaagatgatgaactggtcTTTGGTCCAAAAGTACCATATTTGAGtataggtgctttattgtatttagcacaatgtactagaccaaaTATAACTTTTTCAGTCAACTTGTTAGTAAGGTATATCTttgctccaacaattcgtcattggaagggaatcaaagatgtattgcgataccttcgtggaacaacagacatgggtctcttctactcggtgaaatccacaaatgaccagatTCTTGTTGGATATACAGATGTTGGTTTCCTCTCTGATTCGTACAAAGCATGCTCACAAAATGGACATGTGTTCAGTAATGGAGATACTGCAATTTCATGGCGATCAACAAAGCAAatattagttgctacatcttccaaTCACTCGGAAATAATTGTTTTACATGAAGTAAGTCGTGAATGTTcgtggttaagatcaatgatccatcacaTCCGGAATTCATGTAGTCTACCTTTAAAGATAGACAATCTAAttgtcatccatgaagataatgcaactgtgttgcccaaatgaatgaatgattcatcaagggcgataaaACTAAACATATATCTCCAAAatttttcagtgcacatgagcttcagaaggccaAAGTGATTGAGGTCAGACAAATTCGTTCCAATGAAAATTTGGCAGACttattcaccaaatctctaccaaagtgcacatttcagaagttagtgcagGGAATCGGATTACGTCAGCTTACAAATTTGaagaatgcggaatcagggggagatacaaTTCAGAGGGAGCATCTATaatacatgcatgttgtacttttttcccttcaattaggatttttcccattgggtttttcctatcaaggttttaacgaggcaacataagcatgcTCAACATCATATCCACAAACCTGGTAAAGTTGtgctctttttccttcgctatggttttttcccattggatttttccaagcaaggttttaacaaggcaactgatgttgatatgtaggcatccaagggggagtgttataaacaGTGGGTATGTTTGCCCACATGTATATAATAAAGATTCATATGCTAAATAGTaaagtttttgtaagttttcaaagtagttgctctataaatagagcactacGAGTGTTCAAAAGAAATGATACAAAAgcaataagaaaagaaagataagtTAGAATATTTTTAGCATCCTCTTATTTCTCTCTAATCTGCAATCATTTTGTGTAATATCTTGCAACAGCCTCGCTCTTATTTTTAGTAAATGTTATTTCTTtaacttttacctatttataacaagTCACATATTATAAGAGATGTCATTTGGTTGCCGAGTGCTAAAGCTCTTCCCCCTGTTGGACTCAAACAAGTATCAATCTCGTATGGTATGGATTTATTGTCATGATGATGTCTCGTGTTACATGAGATATTATATAATGTGATCAGAATATGGGATGATACACCACGTGTTACtatacaaatgatgagatatgtgtattctcgtcacaatgaaaatttgcTCGTGTCATATAAGTCATTCTCGCTTGATAAGACTAAGTACTGGTTTTGTACtaaggtgcttttataaaaaatgggtataaaaaaaatgttcggtaaacacttaaaaacagcttattttcatagttttttgtaaaaaaaccTGAAAGCGTGAAGCGGCAAAAataagcttattctcacaacatagaaaaaataatttttttgaaaacacaGTAATACCAAATCAACCCTCAATTACTTCACCTTTCCCCTTCACGAGTTCCGCGTGTTTCCCACGCCCGCGTTTCCGCGTGAGAGCCCTGCTGTCTATGCGTTTCTTTTACTGCTGCTGCGTTTTTGGTTTGCCATTCCTATTCGCCGTATTACTTTtcggtcctcctcctcctcctcccttttctctctcctcacccacacacactctctctccctctctctctctctctccccccctccccccaccccctcaataaatcaaatttaataatttaataaaccGAGTCACTGTTAAAAAGGCCTCTGGGGCTTCGTCCCAACTTTCAATAAAGCCTCTCATCCTCTCTgctttcttcctcctcctcctcctctgttCTCTCACTCTCACTAACCACTACTTCTCGATACTGCTGGGTGCCTATTTAGTCTCTACGTAGCACCA from Pyrus communis chromosome 17, drPyrComm1.1, whole genome shotgun sequence includes the following:
- the LOC137722057 gene encoding secreted RxLR effector protein 161-like, translating into MVVRYLDIKKDPFRLKEDDELVFGPKVPYLSIGALLYLAQCTRPNITFSVNLLVRYIFAPTIRHWKGIKDVLRYLRGTTDMGLFYSVKSTNDQILVGYTDVGFLSDSYKACSQNGHVFSNGDTAISWRSTKQILVATSSNHSEIIVLHEVSRECSWLRSMIHHIRNSCSLPLKIDNLIVIHEDNATVLPK